The genomic region GCGGCTTGCGCTTTTGTAATCCTTGTCTCCTTTGCGCTTGGCTTCAAAATCCTCATAGAATACCGGCAAAGTAATGATCCCGATTTTGCGCGTGGCGTCGCCCGCCTTCACGGACAGCACAGCCTTCCTGGCAGCCTGCTTATCGAGACTGATTTTATCGCGCACCAGGCTGATAATGCGATGCGTGCCATCTGCTCCAGCGTCTGCCGGCAGGATGTCCAACCGCACGACGGAGCCTTTTTTCCCGCGTATCATCTGCACGACTTCATCAAGGCGCGTGCCCACCACTTCTTTGATCGCCCCATCCTTGCCTTGACCAACGCCGGTAATGCGGTCTCCGACCGAGAGGCTGCCGGACAGCTGCGCCGGCCCGCCAGGCACGAGCTCACGGATCGTCGTGTAGTCGTCGCGTTCCTGCAGCACAGCACCGATACCAAACAGCGAAAGCTTCATCGAGACATTGAAGTCGGCTGAAGCGGCCGCGCCGAAATAGTCCGTGTGTGGATCAATCGACGTTGAATAGGCGTCCATGAACGACTGGAAAACATCGTCGCTTTTAAACTTATAAGCGCGCTCGAGCGTGTTTTCATAACGTTTATCGAGCGTTTCGCGAATAACCGCGTCGGGTTTGCCGCCCAGCTTCAGCCGCAACCAGTCGCTTTTGACGCGCTTGCGCCAAAGCTCATTGCTCTCCGCTTCCGACTGTGGCCAAGGCTCTTTTTCGCGCAGCACGGAATAGTTTTCCTGTGCGCCGAAGTCGAAGTCCTGCTTAAGCAAGTTGCGCGCGTAGTTCATGCGATCAACAACGCGCTGTTCATAGGCGTTGAAGATGGCAAATGGGATCTTCAAGTCCTTCCGTTCTATCGCATTGTCTAACGCGCTGCGGTCAGACATGAACCTGTCGATGTCCGCTTGCAGGAAGAGCATACGGTCGGGATCAAGTGACTTGATGAACCGATCCATGACCCTGGCCGACAAGGTGTCGTCGAGTGGAATGGGCCTGTAGCTATACCGCGTAAGAAATTGCGCACTTAACTGGGCGGCTTGCGCCTGTCGCGTCAGCGGCTTCAAAAGAGGCGGTGGTGCGACTTCAGCATATGCGGACTGTACGATTGCAAGAAATGCACCGAGAAAAACGTTGGGTATGCGCATTCAGCGTTGATCCAATTCTTTATGCCTGTTGTCGACGTATGATCTAGGTGAGGCAATTATGGTTTTTTGGTAACCAGGTGGCAAACGGCATCGTCTGCAAAGCCGCAGAAAAAGTATCCGGCATGATCAGGCGGAAGAAAATGAAGCGTTATCTTCGAGACGGCCCCGCAATCTGTCGGCGCCGGGAAATCGTCCAGACCGGCGGCAGGCGGAGTGGATGGCGGATGCCGCCCTGATGCAGGTCGGCTTGACCCTTGAAGAAGTGAAAGGCCAATTTCCCCACGAATTGTCCGGCGGCCAGCTTCAGCGCGTCGCCATCGTCCGCGCGCTTATCCCGCAACCGCGCCTCGCACCTGGCGACATCGCGAGCGTGACCGGAGTTGGAAGCGCCGAATACCTGACGCTTCAGTTTCGTACGCACTATAGCGTCAGCCCCTTGATGTCCCGCAGTCGCTATTTGTAATGGCCGGTGATTCAGAGTCTGTGTCAGTAAGCGTCGACTGCCATTGGTTCAGCGGCGGCCAGAATGATGGCGATCGCGAGTAGCAGGGGACCCATCCACTTGAAGTGGCGAACTACGGGCAATCTGTTGCGCGGGTTCTTTGATAGCGGCAGATACTCAAAGCCAACGGCTGTCATCCACAGGCCGGCGCAAAACATGATGAATTCGTCAATGTAAGCTGCGATCATGATTTTCTGTCTTCGGAGGCGCTGCGACAGTCTATGTGTCCAGGAGTAAAGCGGCTACTATAAAGGCAGGGTGAGAGGCGAACTCCTCGCCTTGAAAGGACTCGAACCAGAAGTGCTCCGAGGCCAGAAAGTGCTAATAAGAAAATTGCATGAAGTGCGTAACACAACGCTTCGCCCACGAAGCATTGATTTCATTCCATAAATCAGAGCTGCTGATCAAAGCCTCGGCTGCCACTCTGACATGTGGAGTATGTTTCTCCCGAGCTTCTGGAAAGCCCGTTGGCGACAGGAAAAACAATGATCTGCTGGTCTCTCAACTGTCGATGGAGTGCGCCAAACATCTTCTCAATGCGATCGTCATCCGAATAGACGAGCGCGTCGTCAAGGATGACCGGCGCCGGTCGTCCGTCGCGCGCAAGAAGCCTCGCAAAGGCGAGCCGTGTCTCCACAGAGAGCTGCTCACGCATACCACCGCTCAGACGATCGACGTCCTCCTCCTGTCCGTTGCGCAAGATAGTCTGCGGCAGAAGCGTCTTGTCATCGAAGGTGATGGAAACGTCGTCGAAGAGCAGTCTGAGAAGCGGCCCCGCTCTGCCATGTCGGGCTTGAGACAGAGTTCGCGGGCTTCGGACCGGGCAGTCTCTAATGCTACAGTCAACCGCTGCAGGACAGCTACTTCCTTCTCGAACGCCCCGACACGCGCCTTCGCGGCAGAATAAGCCTCGGCGGCCTCACGCCATTTCTCTTCCACCGCCTCGTCTAATAGAGCAGACCATCGCGATAGCGTCGGTGTGGTCATCAATTGCGACACGATGGATGGTTTCGGCTACGCGCGCAAGCTTCCCCGCACCCCGTTATAAGGTTTTGGCAGACACTAATAGCTGGCGCTTGATCGAAAGGTTCCGGGCAAACGACGCTGTGCTGCCGATGACATTGGACTACGCCGACGAGCGGGCCGATCAGCCATCGGACTAATTGAACACGACAACCATCTTTAACCCCGGTTTTCCGGGATTTTTCGTAGCAGCCACCCGTTATAAGTTTTTGGCAGAGACTTATAACGTTGACACAGCGAGCATAGTTATAAGGTCTTGGCAGACACTTATAACGGCGGTGTGTGAGATGAGCGAAGACGATGTCATTCGCAGAAGGTAACGGCGCTTCGAAGAGCTGATGACCGAACTTGCCGGCGAGAGGGCCGCCGCACTCGAGAAGGAAACGTCAATGTTTAGAGAGATCGACATCAGTTACCGGACGATGTTCGCGGAGCTAACGCAGCGGACGCTCGATCCGCAATTCGCGGCGGACTTCCCCTTGGAGGGATGGTTCGTGACCGTGACCGTCAAAGATCGCGACTACTGGTATTTCGATCTCCCTACCCCCGAGAGCAAGGACAAGCGAAGCTATGTCGGCCCACACTCCGACGAGGCGATCACGCAGCGGGTGAAGGCCCACAAGGAGATCAAGGACAACATCCGGGAGCGGAGGCGCATGGTTAGCACGCTGCGACGTGCTGGCCTCCCCGGTCCCGATCCCGTTGCGGGCGACGTCACGAAGGCCCTCGCCGACGCCGGATTGTTCCGGCTGCGGGCCGTCCTGATCGAGTCGGTGGCATTCAGCACCTATGCGGGGATGCTCGGCGTTCGGCTGCCCTCGGCTGTAATGCAAACAGGCGACGCGGATTTCGCGCAGGATTTCGCGGTCTCGGCTGGGGTCCAAGACAGCCTGCCGCCGATCCTCGAAATCCTTCAATCAGTCGATCCAGAATTCCGAGCGGTTCCGCACCAGGCGGACAAAGCCAAAGTGGTCGCCTTCCAGAATGCGAAGGGCTACCGGGTGGAGTTCCTGACGGGAAACCGGGGATCGGA from Rhizobium gallicum bv. gallicum R602sp harbors:
- a CDS encoding nucleotidyltransferase family protein; the encoded protein is MFREIDISYRTMFAELTQRTLDPQFAADFPLEGWFVTVTVKDRDYWYFDLPTPESKDKRSYVGPHSDEAITQRVKAHKEIKDNIRERRRMVSTLRRAGLPGPDPVAGDVTKALADAGLFRLRAVLIESVAFSTYAGMLGVRLPSAVMQTGDADFAQDFAVSAGVQDSLPPILEILQSVDPEFRAVPHQADKAKVVAFQNAKGYRVEFLTGNRGSDEYTGKPSPMPALGGASAENLRFLDYLIYEPVRTVLLFREGVNVLVPAPERYAVHKLIVSSRRLTDTLGRVKADKDLSQAALLFEALVETRHGDELADAWEEAWERGDAWKEGIVSGLSRLPKNGVKALEKVLGPEVVESLLKR
- a CDS encoding carboxy terminal-processing peptidase; the encoded protein is MRIPNVFLGAFLAIVQSAYAEVAPPPLLKPLTRQAQAAQLSAQFLTRYSYRPIPLDDTLSARVMDRFIKSLDPDRMLFLQADIDRFMSDRSALDNAIERKDLKIPFAIFNAYEQRVVDRMNYARNLLKQDFDFGAQENYSVLREKEPWPQSEAESNELWRKRVKSDWLRLKLGGKPDAVIRETLDKRYENTLERAYKFKSDDVFQSFMDAYSTSIDPHTDYFGAAASADFNVSMKLSLFGIGAVLQERDDYTTIRELVPGGPAQLSGSLSVGDRITGVGQGKDGAIKEVVGTRLDEVVQMIRGKKGSVVRLDILPADAGADGTHRIISLVRDKISLDKQAARKAVLSVKAGDATRKIGIITLPVFYEDFEAKRKGDKDYKSASRDVAKLLDELKQEKVDSVLIDLRNNGGGSLDEAIDLTGLFIGNDPVVQQRSSNGKIEVKSAEFAAPVWTGPMGVLINRGSASASEIFAAAIQDYGRGVIVGEPSFGKGTVQTVIDLDQTVRNSKPEFGELKVTIAQFFRVNGETTQLRGVKPDISLPGLSDPTSFGETSYDNALPWAQIKPANYAPDDTVKTLLPTLQSRHDARVKGDPDFQRLLQDIADLKAQREKGVVSLNEAERRNEATARKNRFKARAQASDGEDPGGDDGLEADERSLSAAIAIENARKKAKDVLLDEAVAILADETDLQEHVVEAATKQSGDANGK